The nucleotide window GCCATCACTGAAAACATCATAGAAGCCGCTCAATGATTGGCGAATTTGTCCTTCTGACATGCAGCACCTCCTTTATTCTTGTGTTTCTGTCTGGCTGATTCTACACAAAAACTCAGTCCTCTTTCATTATAAAAGAACTGAGCGTTAAATGCAGGTTTTTTCCTAATTTTTCGTGACATGATTATCTGAAGCGATGACGTGGCCGTCACGAACGACCTTATAAGCGCCCGATTTGCCCGCCGCTACCGTAAATGGCAGGGTCACCGTCGTATCCGCTGTGATCGTCATCTGTTTGTAGATTGAACTTAATCCGTGATCCTGATCTTTCAAATAAATCTGAACCAAATTGGACGCCGATGAAGAACTACTGCTACTGGTATCCGAATCTTCAGTTGCCTCGCTCTCATCTGAACTATCATCAAATGGAATCTTGACGTTGACGCTGAACTTGTCGGTACTCGTGCTATCAGCCTTCTGTTCACCACGGGAAATCGTCAACGTGACTTCATCACCTTCGTGAACCACAGCCCCCTCACCAGGCGACTGCTTGATGACTCGGTCCTTCGCAACATCGGTAGAATAGGCGTAATGGAAGGCCAGGTTCAAGTTGTGGTCAGTCGCATACTTTTGAGCCTGTGCCTTCGTCTTGTTCGACAGATCGGCCAACGTGACGGTCGCCGATCCAGTCGACACACTAAAGGTCATGTCGCTGTTCGCCGGTACCACGTTTTTGCCTGCCGCAATACTTTGCTGGATAATTTTCCCAGCTGGTACGCTACTGGAATGCACGGATTCACGGTGAACTGTGAATCCCAACGCCTCCAGCTTAGCCGCCGTGCTCGCGTACGAATCACCCTGATAATTACCCAGTTTGAAGCGCTTAGGACCCGTACTGATCCACAGATCGACCGCCGACTGCCGTTTAAGCTGCGTTCCTGAACGTGGTTCCGTCCGAACGACCCGGTTGACCTTAACTTTACTGCTAGCCGTTTTGTGAACCTCACCCACGGTTAAATGAGCCGTTTTAAGCTCAGTACGAGCCGTTGCCTCCTTCTGACCAAGGACACTTGGCACACTGGTCATTTGGGGCTTAAAGATGGCCATGCCAATTAGAACACCCAGAATCAGTAACAACGCGACCAACCCAGCCAGTAAGAACTTGCGCCGACGGGGGTGCCGCGACTTTTTCCGCTTCTTCTTACCCTTAGCCGACGCCGAGTCGTCCTGCGTCTTAGTGACCGCCGCAGGTGACTCTTCTGGTGCGGACTCAGTGGCCGCAGAAGCCGGTAACGGTGCGGAGCTTAACGCACTCGCCGGCAAGACTTTCGTCTCACCGTCGTCGTCATTGGCTGGTACAAATTTAACCTCGCCCGCCCGTTTGGGTGACAACGACGTTTTCAAATCTTCCGCCATACTTTCAACATCAGTATAGCGGTCCGCTGGTCGTTTAGACGTCGCCTTCAAGACCACATTTTCCAAAGCCTGTGGGATTCGGGGATCAATATCTCTGACGGACGGAATTTCCGACTGGAAGTGCTTCAAGGCAATGGAAACAGCCGTCTCGCCTTCAAAGGGCACCGTCCCTGTCAACATTTCGTAAAGCATAATTCCTAAGGAGTAGATGTCAGACTGTTTCGTCGCCATCCCGCCCCGGGCCTGTTCAGGTGAAAGATAGTGCACGGAACCCAAGACGGTATTGGTCTGTGTCAAGCTGTGTTCCGACAACGCCACCGCAATCCCAAAATCGGTGATTTTAGCTACCCGGTTGCGATCAATCAAAATGTTTTGGGGTTTCAGGTCCCGGTGAATAATATTATGTTCATGGGCCATCTTCACGGCGCTCAGAATCTGCTCCATGATTTGGATGACCTCTTGATAGGCAATTGGGAAATGGTCTTTGATGTACGCCTTCAGGTCGGTTCCCTCGACGTACTCCATGACCAGGTACTGCATCCCGTTCTCCTCACCCACGTCGTAGACCTGCACGATGTTGGAATGAACCAATTCGGTAGCCGCCAACGCTTCACGCTGGAATCGCCGAATCGTTCCCGGATCGTCTCTCAAATCAAGACGCAGCAACTTGACCGAGACGTCCCGGTCAAGAATCAAATCATGTGCTAAATAAACGTTGGCCATACCGCCTTCGCCCAAAGCGCGGATGATACGGTAGCGGCCATTTAGCGTATAACCGGTCCGCATTAGTCAGCCACCTCCCGCCCCGGATTGGTGATCAGTAAGACCGTAATATTGTCCAACCCACCGGCAGCGTTAGCTAAGTTGACCAAGTCGTCACACTTTTCAGTGGGGGTCAGATTGCTTAACAATACGTCCTTGATGGCCGTATCATCAACCATATTGGTCAACCCATCGGTACAAAGCATGAGTTGGTCGCCCATGACTAACGGGTACGTATTGAGGTCAAAGCGGGCGTCCGTTGAGATGCCCAGCGAGCGAATGATGACGTTCTTTTGGGGATGGTGCCGGGCGGCCTGCTTACTGATTTCACCGCGTTTAACCAACTCGTTGACCAGCGAATGGTCTTCGGTCAGTTGCCGCAAGACATCATCTCGTAGGAGGTAAGCGCGTGAATCACCAATGCTGGCAATGACAACTTCATCTGTAAAGTAGAGAGCCGCCACCAAGGTAGTTCCCATACCGTTTAGATCCGCAAACTGGTTGGACTTATCGATGATCGATTGATTTTCCGCCGTGATTTCGGTGGTGATCCAGTCGCGAGCAGCAGCAGGAGTGGTTAGGT belongs to Levilactobacillus yonginensis and includes:
- the pknB gene encoding Stk1 family PASTA domain-containing Ser/Thr kinase, which gives rise to MRTGYTLNGRYRIIRALGEGGMANVYLAHDLILDRDVSVKLLRLDLRDDPGTIRRFQREALAATELVHSNIVQVYDVGEENGMQYLVMEYVEGTDLKAYIKDHFPIAYQEVIQIMEQILSAVKMAHEHNIIHRDLKPQNILIDRNRVAKITDFGIAVALSEHSLTQTNTVLGSVHYLSPEQARGGMATKQSDIYSLGIMLYEMLTGTVPFEGETAVSIALKHFQSEIPSVRDIDPRIPQALENVVLKATSKRPADRYTDVESMAEDLKTSLSPKRAGEVKFVPANDDDGETKVLPASALSSAPLPASAATESAPEESPAAVTKTQDDSASAKGKKKRKKSRHPRRRKFLLAGLVALLLILGVLIGMAIFKPQMTSVPSVLGQKEATARTELKTAHLTVGEVHKTASSKVKVNRVVRTEPRSGTQLKRQSAVDLWISTGPKRFKLGNYQGDSYASTAAKLEALGFTVHRESVHSSSVPAGKIIQQSIAAGKNVVPANSDMTFSVSTGSATVTLADLSNKTKAQAQKYATDHNLNLAFHYAYSTDVAKDRVIKQSPGEGAVVHEGDEVTLTISRGEQKADSTSTDKFSVNVKIPFDDSSDESEATEDSDTSSSSSSSASNLVQIYLKDQDHGLSSIYKQMTITADTTVTLPFTVAAGKSGAYKVVRDGHVIASDNHVTKN